A region of the Leptospira inadai serovar Lyme str. 10 genome:
GCCATTTTCGATAACTGGTGCCACACGTATATCGCGAGGAACGTATACCCTCACGAGGGCGGGCAGGACCTGGATGAGAGCGAACAGATAGAATTCTTCGAATATCCTTTGGATGGAGTTCCTTCGCTCGTGGAACAAAACATACTTCACCATGGCATGATGGTCGCGGCGCTCGGAATGTTTTTCCTCAAATACCCTTTAAAAAAATAAAACGGACCGCTTCATGAAAAAAAAATTCTTTTCCAGAACTCCCTTCGAGTCCCTCCTAATTCCGGAATTTCGAAACTTCATCCTCGCAAAATTTCTAATCACCACATCCTTTATTCTTCAATCCACGATCGTATTTTGGCAGATCTACAAGATCACGGGTGACGCGTTAAGTCTAGGCCTGATCGGATTGACGGAAGCGATTCCCTCCATCTTCATCGCTTTCTTTTCCGGACTTGTGGTCGATAGCGTTCCCCGCAAAAAAGTGATCGTTTCCTCCCTGGCCTTATTGACTTTATGCTCCATCCTCCTCTATTCATTCACGACTTCGTATTTTTCCTGGATCATTCTGAGCTACGGAAGCGTTCCGATTTATTCGGTAATTTTTCTATCCGGAATCGCGAGAGGATTTTTAAGCCCGAGCGTAGCTGCTTTCCAAACTCAACTCGTACCCAAGGAAGTGTTTCCTAACGCGGCAACTTGGGGAGGTATCGCTTGGCAGGCTTCCTCCGTACTCGGTCCTTTCTTAGGAGGATTACTGATCGGATTCAGTGGAATCGAATTGGCATACTTTACGGATATGAGTTTGATGATTCTTGCCTTCGGTCTTTTACTCTTCATTCCGTCCAAGCCTCTGCCTGAAAGCGGGCCCAAGGAATCCATCCTAGTTAGTTTAGCTTCCGGATGGAAATTCGTATTCGGACATCAGGTTATCTTAGGCGCAATCTCTTTGGATTTATTCGCGGTTCTTTTCGGAGGTGCTGTCGCAT
Encoded here:
- a CDS encoding MFS transporter translates to MKKKFFSRTPFESLLIPEFRNFILAKFLITTSFILQSTIVFWQIYKITGDALSLGLIGLTEAIPSIFIAFFSGLVVDSVPRKKVIVSSLALLTLCSILLYSFTTSYFSWIILSYGSVPIYSVIFLSGIARGFLSPSVAAFQTQLVPKEVFPNAATWGGIAWQASSVLGPFLGGLLIGFSGIELAYFTDMSLMILAFGLLLFIPSKPLPESGPKESILVSLASGWKFVFGHQVILGAISLDLFAVLFGGAVALLPAFAEKILSLGPEGYGILRMSPAAGAVLCALFIAAKPPKKDSGKLLLACVFGFGLSMILFAFSRNFYLSAFALIASGAFDMVSVVIRQTIVQLYTPEHMRGRVSAVNSIFIGSSNEIGAFESGVMAKWMGLAPSVVFGGLMTLVTVGFVATVAPRLRKLDLKDVTG